A stretch of the uncultured Bacteroides sp. genome encodes the following:
- a CDS encoding CoB--CoM heterodisulfide reductase iron-sulfur subunit B family protein → MKIGFYPGCSLKGSSREYNESVVAIAKALDIELVEIKDWNCCGATAAHSMNEELSLSLPARILALAEAQGLKEVVVPCAACYNRLMVTQHELKDDNKRGRVTDIIKMSYSGDLKIINVLQMLETYAMDKIQAKVTNPFAHKVACYYGCLLIRPHKILQFDRVEDPQSMDTMIKLIGGNPIDWAFKTECCGAGFSVSRTDLVAKLSGNILQDAADRSAEAIIVACPMCQSNLDMRRGAINETLSKPSDIPVLFITQAIGLALGISPKELGLERHFVTVKL, encoded by the coding sequence ATGAAAATAGGTTTTTACCCGGGTTGTTCACTCAAAGGATCATCCCGTGAATACAATGAATCGGTAGTGGCAATTGCCAAAGCTTTAGATATTGAATTAGTGGAAATCAAAGACTGGAACTGTTGTGGTGCCACAGCTGCCCATTCAATGAACGAAGAACTTTCACTTTCTCTTCCTGCAAGAATATTAGCATTAGCAGAAGCTCAAGGGCTAAAAGAAGTAGTAGTTCCTTGTGCCGCTTGTTACAACCGCTTAATGGTTACCCAACACGAATTAAAAGACGATAATAAAAGAGGTAGAGTTACTGATATAATCAAGATGTCTTATAGTGGAGATCTAAAAATTATTAATGTGCTTCAAATGCTGGAAACTTACGCCATGGATAAAATTCAGGCAAAAGTAACCAATCCTTTTGCTCATAAAGTGGCTTGCTACTATGGTTGTTTGTTGATTCGTCCTCACAAAATTTTGCAATTCGATCGCGTTGAAGATCCACAAAGTATGGATACCATGATTAAACTCATTGGTGGAAATCCTATCGACTGGGCTTTCAAAACAGAATGTTGCGGTGCAGGATTCTCTGTTTCACGTACAGACCTGGTTGCCAAACTATCAGGTAATATTTTGCAAGATGCTGCCGACCGCAGTGCTGAAGCTATTATTGTAGCCTGCCCTATGTGTCAGTCTAATCTGGATATGCGCCGTGGAGCTATCAACGAGACTTTAAGTAAACCTTCTGACATTCCGGTTCTCTTCATCACCCAGGCTATTGGGCTTGCTTTGGGAATTAGTCCTAAAGAGCTGGGACTGGAACGTCATTTTGTAACAGTTAAATTATAA
- a CDS encoding cation:proton antiporter — protein MHLFDFTLQLPITDPTWIFFLVLTIILFAPILLDRLHIPHIIGMILAGVAIGGYGFNILERDSSFELFGKVGLYYIMFLAGLEMDMVDFKKNQKKVLTFGLITFSVPMILGIWSSLILLNYGLITSILLASMYASHTLIAYPIISRYGLSRLKSVNIAIGGTAITVTLALVTLAIIAGMFKGVVDQFFWILLITKITLACFIIIFFFPRIGRLFFRKYEDNVMQFVFVLAMVFLGGGILELVGLEGILGAFLVGLVLNRLIPHVSPLMNHLEFVGNALFIPYFLIGVGMIINVKSFFIDGEALKVAAVMTVVATLGKWLAAFFTQKIYKMNSNERRIMFGLSNAQAAATLAAVLIGHEIIMNNGERLLNDYVLNGTVMMILFTCVISSFITEHAARNITMDNGSHEKIGEIKSEENILIPISNPDAIVNLVNLALVLKDSRSKDGLIALNVMNDHHSSSAKHSQGKKYLEKSAMIAAAADVSMQTVSRYDLNIAAGIIHTIKEYNVSDVVIGLHRKMNIVDSFFGGTAENLIKGTHRQIMIAKCLMPINTLRRIVVAVPPKAEYEAGFTKWVTHVCRIGIQLGCRVHFFAHPQTLDRLNVLINKRFKGLRSEFSELADWDDLLLLTGQVNFDHLLVIVSARKGSISYDVSFERLPAQLSKYFSNNSLLVIYPDQYGDPQDTISFSDPRGHNESLNYDKMGEWFYKWFKRS, from the coding sequence ATGCATTTGTTTGACTTTACACTACAACTCCCCATAACAGATCCCACCTGGATCTTTTTCTTAGTGCTGACAATAATCCTTTTTGCCCCAATATTATTGGATCGTTTGCATATTCCACATATCATTGGAATGATACTGGCGGGTGTTGCAATTGGTGGTTATGGATTCAATATTTTGGAACGTGACAGCAGTTTTGAATTGTTCGGGAAGGTAGGTCTGTATTATATCATGTTCCTTGCGGGGCTCGAAATGGATATGGTGGATTTTAAGAAAAACCAGAAAAAGGTTTTAACTTTTGGCCTTATTACCTTTTCGGTTCCCATGATATTAGGAATCTGGAGTAGCTTGATTCTATTAAACTATGGGCTAATTACCTCTATACTACTTGCAAGTATGTATGCCTCTCATACCTTGATTGCTTATCCTATTATTAGTCGTTATGGGCTTAGTCGATTGAAAAGCGTCAATATTGCCATCGGGGGTACGGCGATAACTGTAACACTGGCATTGGTTACTCTGGCAATAATAGCCGGAATGTTTAAGGGTGTAGTTGATCAGTTCTTTTGGATATTGCTTATAACAAAGATAACTTTAGCCTGTTTTATTATAATTTTCTTCTTTCCGAGAATAGGACGCCTGTTTTTTCGTAAGTACGAAGATAATGTAATGCAGTTCGTTTTTGTTCTTGCCATGGTTTTTCTCGGAGGTGGTATCCTGGAGCTTGTTGGATTGGAAGGTATTTTGGGCGCATTTTTGGTTGGACTGGTTCTTAATCGTTTGATTCCGCATGTTTCTCCCTTAATGAATCACTTGGAATTTGTAGGAAATGCTCTTTTTATTCCTTACTTTCTTATCGGGGTAGGAATGATTATCAATGTCAAAAGCTTCTTTATCGATGGAGAAGCTCTGAAGGTTGCAGCTGTGATGACGGTTGTGGCTACATTAGGAAAATGGCTTGCTGCTTTTTTTACTCAGAAGATTTACAAGATGAATTCCAATGAGAGAAGAATAATGTTTGGATTGAGTAATGCGCAGGCTGCTGCTACACTTGCTGCTGTGCTGATTGGTCATGAAATTATCATGAATAACGGAGAACGACTTTTGAATGATTATGTGCTTAATGGAACCGTTATGATGATTCTTTTTACTTGTGTAATAAGCTCTTTCATAACAGAACATGCAGCGCGGAATATTACGATGGACAATGGATCACATGAAAAAATAGGGGAAATAAAATCAGAAGAAAATATCCTCATTCCTATTTCAAACCCTGATGCGATTGTAAATTTGGTGAATCTGGCATTGGTTCTTAAAGATTCTAGAAGCAAAGATGGATTAATAGCTTTAAATGTTATGAATGATCATCACAGCTCAAGTGCGAAGCATAGTCAGGGGAAAAAATATCTTGAAAAATCAGCGATGATTGCTGCCGCTGCTGATGTGTCGATGCAAACGGTTAGCCGGTATGATTTGAATATTGCGGCTGGTATTATCCACACTATTAAAGAGTACAATGTTTCGGATGTTGTGATTGGTCTTCACCGTAAAATGAATATTGTTGATTCTTTTTTTGGTGGGACTGCCGAAAACTTAATAAAGGGAACTCACCGCCAGATTATGATTGCTAAATGTTTGATGCCTATTAATACTCTTCGCCGTATCGTAGTTGCTGTTCCTCCAAAAGCAGAGTACGAAGCGGGATTTACCAAATGGGTAACTCATGTTTGTAGAATAGGGATTCAGTTGGGTTGCAGGGTGCATTTCTTTGCTCATCCCCAGACTTTGGATCGCCTCAATGTTTTAATAAATAAAAGATTCAAAGGATTGAGAAGTGAATTCTCAGAACTGGCCGATTGGGATGACTTGCTTTTGCTTACCGGACAAGTGAATTTTGATCATTTACTGGTTATTGTGAGTGCCCGCAAAGGATCCATTTCTTATGATGTTTCATTTGAACGTTTGCCGGCTCAACTTTCTAAATACTTTTCCAATAATAGTTTGTTGGTTATTTATCCTGATCAGTATGGGGATCCTCAGGATACTATTTCTTTTTCCGATCCTCGTGGACATAATGAATCATTGAACTATGACAAGATGGGAGAGTGGTTTTATAAATGGTTTAAGAGAAGTTGA
- a CDS encoding helix-hairpin-helix domain-containing protein, translated as MWKDFLYFTKTERTGFYVLIALIFVVFLIFWTIPLIFPSAQVNEQMSETAYREFLASVHQKDKNWNYNDYYINKKQEIILAPFDPNTADSITFVRLGIRPYIARNILHYRAKGGKFRTPESFAKVYGLSPDQFKLLKPYITIGDNFLKKADSLRQFAARAGQDTLKYYKYPEGTVISLDDADTTELKKIPGVGIGTAKRIIAYRQQLGGFYKVSQLQEISHLSAELNRWFIIKKEPIHRINLNKYNVERLTSHPYINFYQAKVIVEHRNKKGALKSLRELSLYEEFTSKDLERLAPYICF; from the coding sequence ATGTGGAAAGATTTTCTATATTTTACTAAAACCGAACGTACTGGATTTTATGTATTGATTGCATTGATTTTTGTTGTATTTCTTATTTTTTGGACAATCCCTTTAATTTTTCCGTCGGCCCAGGTAAATGAACAAATGAGTGAAACAGCATACAGGGAGTTTCTGGCATCGGTACACCAAAAAGATAAAAATTGGAACTACAATGATTACTATATAAACAAAAAGCAAGAAATAATCCTTGCACCTTTTGACCCTAACACTGCAGACTCAATTACATTTGTGCGTTTAGGAATACGTCCATATATAGCCAGAAACATTTTACATTATCGGGCAAAGGGAGGTAAATTCCGTACTCCGGAATCTTTTGCCAAAGTATACGGACTTTCTCCCGATCAATTTAAACTACTAAAGCCTTACATTACTATAGGCGACAATTTCCTGAAAAAGGCAGATTCTCTTAGACAGTTCGCAGCCAGAGCCGGACAAGATACGCTGAAATATTACAAATATCCGGAAGGAACAGTTATCAGTCTGGATGACGCAGACACCACTGAACTTAAAAAGATTCCGGGTGTTGGAATTGGAACGGCCAAACGGATTATTGCCTATCGCCAGCAGCTTGGTGGTTTTTATAAAGTAAGTCAATTGCAGGAAATATCACACCTTTCGGCAGAACTAAACAGATGGTTTATCATCAAGAAAGAACCAATTCATCGGATAAACCTAAATAAATATAATGTTGAGCGGTTGACTTCACATCCTTATATTAACTTTTATCAGGCAAAAGTAATCGTAGAACACAGAAATAAGAAAGGAGCATTAAAAAGTCTCAGAGAGCTTTCTCTATATGAGGAGTTCACATCAAAAGATCTGGAACGATTAGCTCCTTATATCTGCTTCTAG
- a CDS encoding lamin tail domain-containing protein yields MKRIIFIICFLYSICSFSQVNESFADANFSTNPCWEGNTDKYRVSADYGVKFGAYGLQLYDQGKAGDAYLCTASTLILGTTWEYKTFFYGFNPGSKSYAKFYLAATKPVLNGELDGYYILMGGSGKNISLVRQNGSTVTTLISGSKTSLNLPQCTALVKVTCSDAGVWTLYSRIAEEDVDWKEEGQATDKTITDSKYSGVYCKYLASNSSSLYFDDISIRKTTTDSGSGEVPDDSGSGSGITDPTDTTRPTVTSVAALSDSTFSVDFSEEVTFKNAHFAINGEESLILNKKLAASKKKGIFTLPFHLKDNQQYEFSFWGVEDLNGNVILFSNELLSFQRPSSGVRDFGSVIFNEIMANPNDVKGLPESEYIELYNRTDTIVSLRSCALMYGVKRYVIPDMVIDAKNYAVLCHQKYKELWAASGVSVVGLTSFPTLLNAGKLLWLEDEKKNLISWVEYSDAWYKDSKKKSGGYSLECVDPDNLSNNAQNWQATNNVKGGTPGLINSVNKSFPDDEAITVASSFMQSSDTIVVNFNKSLNISSLVNLNNYQIQNSDISLIEAIPDYPCGRNVKLALNAPLKDGQKLELKLHDLEDVSGNSLKAPIELPIMLPEKIEVGDVLFNEILFNPRTGGASYIELSNVSDKTLSCNQLYLSYLKEDGTHSVPVAFSKSPVSFPQHSEFFFSKQTEIIPAQYNCDISHGVKVVDLPDLSREKGTLYLLSAQGDLLDEMVYSESMHTTSQKDKCGISLEKKSPELLSSDSLSWASASFLSGYGTPGRSNRCAEQNTNKVNAAFWLERKSFSPTDSENNKLQIHYSLASDGFVANIKIFEASGREVCSLAENSQLSAEGTIEWNGKEQNDSACRVGLYVTYIEIHNTTGQMRKYKLPFALVR; encoded by the coding sequence ATGAAAAGAATTATATTTATTATCTGTTTTTTATATTCTATCTGTAGTTTTTCACAAGTAAATGAGTCTTTCGCGGATGCCAACTTTAGTACTAACCCATGTTGGGAAGGAAATACTGATAAATATAGAGTTTCTGCTGATTATGGAGTTAAGTTCGGAGCGTATGGACTTCAATTGTATGATCAGGGAAAAGCTGGTGATGCATATCTTTGTACTGCTTCCACCCTCATCCTTGGCACAACCTGGGAATATAAGACGTTCTTTTATGGATTTAATCCGGGAAGCAAATCATATGCTAAGTTCTATTTGGCAGCAACCAAACCGGTATTGAATGGCGAACTTGACGGCTATTATATATTGATGGGAGGAAGTGGGAAAAACATTTCACTGGTCAGGCAGAATGGATCAACTGTTACAACCCTTATTTCGGGAAGTAAGACATCGCTTAATTTACCTCAGTGTACTGCGTTGGTTAAAGTAACGTGCAGTGATGCCGGAGTCTGGACTCTGTATTCCCGGATTGCAGAAGAAGATGTTGATTGGAAAGAAGAGGGACAGGCAACAGACAAAACAATTACTGATTCAAAATATAGTGGAGTATACTGTAAGTATCTTGCCAGTAATTCTTCTTCATTGTATTTTGATGATATATCAATTCGTAAAACGACCACAGATTCTGGATCTGGTGAGGTACCAGATGATTCCGGTTCTGGTTCCGGTATTACTGATCCTACTGATACAACCCGTCCAACTGTTACTTCTGTTGCTGCGCTCTCAGATTCTACTTTCTCTGTTGATTTCAGTGAAGAGGTGACATTTAAGAATGCTCACTTTGCAATTAATGGAGAAGAAAGCTTGATATTAAACAAGAAGCTTGCTGCCAGTAAAAAGAAAGGTATATTCACTTTGCCTTTTCATTTGAAAGATAATCAGCAATATGAATTTTCTTTCTGGGGAGTTGAAGATTTAAATGGAAATGTGATTTTATTTTCTAATGAATTGCTCTCTTTCCAAAGGCCATCCTCTGGTGTTCGTGATTTTGGTTCTGTTATCTTTAATGAAATTATGGCTAATCCTAATGATGTAAAGGGATTGCCTGAATCAGAATACATTGAATTGTATAACCGGACAGATACTATTGTCTCTCTCAGAAGTTGTGCTTTAATGTATGGAGTAAAGCGGTATGTCATACCCGATATGGTAATTGATGCAAAGAATTATGCAGTACTTTGCCATCAAAAGTATAAAGAGCTTTGGGCGGCAAGTGGAGTCTCTGTAGTGGGGCTAACTTCTTTTCCCACATTATTGAATGCAGGGAAACTACTTTGGCTTGAAGATGAGAAGAAGAATCTGATTTCTTGGGTGGAGTATTCTGACGCGTGGTATAAAGATAGTAAAAAGAAAAGTGGAGGATATTCGCTTGAATGCGTTGATCCGGATAATCTTTCGAATAATGCACAGAACTGGCAGGCAACTAATAATGTGAAAGGAGGAACTCCCGGTTTGATAAACTCCGTGAATAAGAGTTTCCCTGATGATGAGGCTATAACTGTAGCTTCGTCTTTTATGCAGTCGTCAGATACTATTGTGGTGAACTTTAATAAATCATTGAATATTTCTTCTCTTGTCAACCTTAATAATTACCAAATTCAGAATTCAGATATTTCGCTGATTGAAGCGATACCCGATTATCCTTGTGGGAGAAATGTAAAGTTGGCATTGAATGCTCCATTGAAAGATGGCCAAAAACTAGAACTTAAGTTGCATGATTTAGAAGATGTTTCCGGGAATAGCTTGAAGGCACCCATAGAATTGCCGATTATGCTTCCTGAAAAAATAGAGGTTGGTGATGTGCTTTTTAATGAGATATTGTTTAATCCCCGAACAGGAGGTGCTTCTTATATTGAACTGTCAAATGTATCTGATAAAACACTCTCCTGTAATCAGCTTTACCTTTCTTATTTAAAAGAAGATGGTACACATTCTGTTCCTGTTGCATTTAGTAAATCACCGGTAAGCTTTCCTCAACATTCTGAATTCTTTTTTTCGAAACAAACAGAGATTATCCCAGCGCAATATAATTGTGATATATCTCATGGAGTGAAGGTTGTTGATTTACCTGATTTGTCTCGTGAGAAAGGAACTTTATATCTTTTGTCAGCTCAAGGAGATTTGCTCGATGAAATGGTTTATTCTGAGTCAATGCACACTACCTCACAAAAAGATAAATGTGGTATCTCTCTGGAAAAGAAATCACCGGAACTTCTTTCCTCAGATTCTTTAAGTTGGGCTTCTGCTTCTTTTTTATCAGGATACGGAACGCCGGGGCGCTCTAATAGATGTGCAGAGCAAAATACAAACAAAGTCAATGCGGCTTTTTGGTTGGAGAGGAAATCTTTTTCACCAACAGATAGTGAAAACAATAAGTTGCAGATTCATTATTCACTTGCATCAGATGGATTTGTAGCTAATATCAAAATATTTGAGGCATCTGGCCGTGAAGTTTGTTCGTTGGCCGAAAATAGTCAACTATCGGCTGAGGGGACAATTGAGTGGAATGGAAAAGAACAGAATGATAGCGCCTGCAGAGTAGGGCTTTATGTAACTTATATTGAAATACACAATACCACTGGGCAGATGAGAAAATATAAACTTCCTTTTGCTTTGGTGAGATGA
- a CDS encoding aspartate-semialdehyde dehydrogenase produces the protein MKVAIVGVSGAVGQEFLRVLDERNFPMDELVLFGSKRSAGSKYTFRGKQIEVKLLQHNDDFKGVDIAFTSAGGGTSLDFADTITKYGAVMIDNSSAFRMEKDVPLVVPEVNPEDAKDRPRGIIANPNCTTIQMVVALKAIEKISHIKKVHVSTYQAASGAGAAAMDELYEQYRQVLAGEKVTVNKFAYQLAFNLIPQVDVFTDNGYTKEEMKMYNETRKIMHSDIEVSATCVRVPSLRAHSESTWIETERPVSVEEAREAFSKGEGLVLQDNPANKEYPMPLFIAGKDPVYVGRIRKDLSNENGLTFWTVSDQIKKGAALNAVQIAEYLIKEKNL, from the coding sequence ATGAAAGTAGCTATCGTTGGCGTAAGTGGCGCAGTGGGACAAGAGTTCCTACGTGTCCTCGATGAAAGAAATTTCCCTATGGATGAGTTAGTATTGTTCGGTTCCAAACGTAGCGCCGGAAGTAAATACACTTTCCGGGGTAAACAGATCGAGGTCAAACTATTACAACACAACGACGATTTTAAAGGTGTAGATATAGCCTTTACTTCTGCCGGTGGCGGTACTTCATTGGACTTTGCAGATACTATAACTAAATATGGAGCTGTAATGATTGACAATTCCAGCGCTTTTCGTATGGAAAAAGATGTTCCATTAGTTGTCCCTGAAGTAAACCCGGAAGATGCAAAAGATCGTCCTCGTGGAATCATTGCAAATCCTAACTGTACAACTATACAGATGGTAGTAGCATTAAAGGCTATAGAGAAGATCTCGCATATAAAGAAAGTACATGTATCTACTTATCAGGCAGCAAGTGGCGCAGGAGCAGCTGCAATGGACGAACTTTACGAACAATATCGTCAGGTATTGGCCGGTGAGAAAGTTACAGTTAATAAGTTCGCTTACCAGTTGGCATTTAATCTTATTCCTCAGGTTGATGTATTTACAGATAACGGATATACTAAGGAAGAAATGAAGATGTATAATGAAACACGTAAAATTATGCACTCTGATATTGAAGTCAGTGCAACTTGCGTACGTGTTCCGTCATTAAGAGCTCACTCTGAAAGTACCTGGATTGAGACTGAACGTCCTGTTTCTGTAGAAGAGGCTCGCGAAGCATTCTCTAAAGGCGAAGGATTAGTGCTACAAGATAACCCTGCAAACAAAGAATATCCTATGCCATTATTTATTGCCGGAAAAGATCCTGTATATGTTGGACGTATCCGCAAAGACCTTTCAAACGAGAATGGGCTAACCTTTTGGACTGTAAGTGATCAGATTAAAAAAGGCGCTGCACTTAACGCTGTTCAGATTGCAGAATATCTAATTAAGGAAAAAAATCTATAA
- the murF gene encoding UDP-N-acetylmuramoyl-tripeptide--D-alanyl-D-alanine ligase, with the protein MTISALYQIYLQCPIVTTDSRNCPKGSLFIALKGDTFNGNSFAKKALEEGSSYAVVDEAEYADPENNKIILVDDCLKTLQQLANYHRKKLGTKVIGITGTNGKTTTKELIAAILSESNDILYTQGNLNNHIGVPLTLLRLRGHHDLAVIEMGANHPGEIKALVNIAEPDYGIITNVGKAHLEGFGSFEGVIKTKGELYDYLRQKEDSIVFIQNENPFLMDIAKGLTLINYGVTENLYVNGKVTSCSPYLAFDWKAGKDGNIHHVQTKLIGEYNFDNALAAVAIGRFFGIEPAKIDHALTNYSPQNNRSQLKETEDNKLIIDAYNANPTSMMAALRNFKRMEVKHKFAILGDMKELGATSIEEHQKIVDFIDTCDFDRVILIGDQFEQTTHAYDTYANVSEAIKVLDKDKPKGCYILIKGSNSMKLGQMVEHL; encoded by the coding sequence ATGACTATATCTGCTCTTTATCAAATCTATCTGCAATGTCCTATCGTGACAACTGATAGCCGCAACTGCCCCAAAGGCTCTTTATTCATTGCTCTGAAAGGCGACACGTTTAATGGGAATTCTTTTGCAAAGAAAGCTTTGGAGGAAGGCTCTTCTTATGCAGTAGTAGATGAAGCTGAATATGCCGATCCCGAAAATAATAAGATCATTTTAGTTGATGATTGCTTGAAAACGCTTCAACAATTGGCCAATTATCACCGAAAGAAATTGGGAACCAAGGTTATAGGAATTACAGGGACTAACGGAAAAACTACGACAAAAGAACTTATAGCTGCCATACTCTCTGAATCAAATGATATTTTATACACTCAAGGTAACTTAAATAACCATATCGGAGTGCCTCTCACTTTGCTGAGACTCCGCGGTCATCACGATTTGGCAGTCATTGAAATGGGAGCTAATCACCCTGGAGAGATCAAGGCTTTGGTCAATATAGCAGAACCCGATTATGGAATCATCACAAATGTGGGCAAAGCTCACTTAGAGGGTTTTGGCTCTTTTGAAGGAGTTATAAAAACAAAAGGAGAACTTTACGATTACTTGCGCCAGAAAGAAGATTCAATTGTATTTATCCAGAATGAGAATCCATTTTTAATGGATATTGCCAAGGGATTGACCTTGATAAACTATGGCGTAACAGAGAATCTTTACGTAAACGGCAAAGTAACGTCTTGTTCACCCTATCTGGCTTTTGATTGGAAAGCCGGGAAAGACGGAAACATACATCACGTGCAAACTAAATTGATTGGTGAATATAATTTTGACAATGCTTTAGCAGCAGTTGCCATTGGTCGTTTTTTTGGCATAGAACCGGCAAAAATAGATCATGCCTTAACAAACTATTCACCTCAGAACAATCGTTCTCAATTAAAAGAGACAGAAGATAACAAACTTATTATTGATGCTTATAATGCAAATCCTACAAGCATGATGGCTGCCTTGAGAAATTTCAAAAGGATGGAGGTAAAACACAAGTTCGCAATCCTTGGTGATATGAAAGAACTAGGAGCTACAAGCATTGAAGAGCATCAAAAAATAGTTGATTTCATCGATACTTGTGACTTTGATCGGGTAATTCTTATTGGTGACCAGTTTGAGCAAACCACTCACGCATATGATACCTATGCAAATGTTTCTGAAGCGATAAAGGTTCTCGATAAAGACAAGCCTAAAGGATGCTATATACTCATTAAAGGTTCAAATAGCATGAAACTAGGACAGATGGTTGAACATCTATAA
- a CDS encoding 4Fe-4S dicluster domain-containing protein, protein MENNNKISGDLLLHTSVDVARCYQCGKCTAGCVLASEMNFPPSYLMRLLQTGTEENYERILRSNTIWLCLNCENCLGRCPMEIDIPKVMDYLREQSLNSNKLHPDAKPIVSFHKSFLDSIKYTGRLYEVGLIAGFKARSFRLTQDLKLAPKMYMNGKLNLMPEMIKDRKGIGEIFAKTIDNPKTKHK, encoded by the coding sequence ATGGAAAACAATAACAAGATTTCCGGGGATTTACTCTTGCATACCAGCGTCGATGTAGCTCGCTGTTATCAATGCGGTAAGTGTACAGCCGGATGTGTTCTTGCTTCAGAAATGAACTTTCCGCCAAGTTACTTGATGCGACTGTTGCAAACAGGAACAGAAGAGAACTATGAAAGAATACTTCGTTCCAATACTATTTGGCTTTGTCTGAATTGCGAGAATTGTTTGGGCAGATGCCCCATGGAAATTGATATTCCCAAGGTTATGGATTATCTTCGTGAACAATCTCTTAACAGCAATAAGCTTCATCCCGATGCCAAGCCTATTGTTTCTTTTCACAAATCATTCCTTGATTCTATTAAGTACACCGGACGACTTTATGAGGTTGGATTGATTGCCGGATTTAAAGCCCGTTCTTTCCGCTTAACTCAGGACCTTAAACTTGCTCCTAAAATGTATATGAACGGAAAATTAAACCTCATGCCCGAAATGATAAAAGATAGAAAAGGTATTGGAGAGATTTTCGCTAAGACAATTGATAACCCAAAGACTAAACATAAATGA
- a CDS encoding ABC transporter ATP-binding protein — translation MIKLEGIRKSFGDLNVLKGIDLEIAKGEVVSIVGPSGAGKTTLLQIMGTLDKPDAGTINMNGLEVNRMKQKELANFRNKHIGFVFQFHQLLPEFTALENIMIPAFIAGTSTKEATKRAKEILNFMGLAERSSHKPNELSGGEKQRVAVARALVNHPSVILADEPSGSLDTRNKDELHQLFFDLRDQFEQTFVIVTHDEGLAKITDRTIHMVDGLII, via the coding sequence ATGATAAAATTAGAAGGAATAAGAAAAAGTTTTGGTGATCTGAATGTGTTAAAAGGCATTGATCTGGAAATAGCCAAAGGTGAAGTGGTAAGTATTGTTGGTCCCAGTGGAGCCGGGAAGACTACTTTACTTCAGATTATGGGAACGTTGGATAAACCTGATGCCGGAACAATTAATATGAATGGCCTTGAGGTGAACCGAATGAAACAAAAGGAATTGGCTAATTTCCGGAATAAACATATTGGATTTGTTTTTCAGTTTCATCAGCTCTTACCTGAATTTACTGCTCTCGAAAATATAATGATCCCTGCATTTATTGCTGGAACATCTACTAAAGAGGCTACAAAAAGAGCAAAAGAGATTCTAAACTTTATGGGCCTTGCAGAGCGATCATCTCATAAACCAAATGAGCTTTCTGGTGGTGAGAAGCAGAGGGTAGCAGTTGCCCGTGCTTTAGTTAATCATCCCTCAGTGATTTTGGCCGATGAACCTTCCGGGAGTCTGGATACTCGTAATAAGGATGAATTGCATCAATTATTTTTTGATCTTCGGGATCAATTTGAGCAGACTTTTGTAATCGTTACTCATGACGAAGGTCTGGCAAAGATTACCGATAGAACAATCCATATGGTTGATGGGCTGATTATCTAG